From a single Lineus longissimus chromosome 16, tnLinLong1.2, whole genome shotgun sequence genomic region:
- the LOC135500885 gene encoding LOW QUALITY PROTEIN: uncharacterized protein LOC135500885 (The sequence of the model RefSeq protein was modified relative to this genomic sequence to represent the inferred CDS: deleted 2 bases in 1 codon; substituted 1 base at 1 genomic stop codon) encodes MASEIQNVDDLINCLMGMGFEFTDCQEAVQNGKLTVEEVVEWILAGKPSSQPASSAGSLRLRRDEEGGLSRLTNPFIPEGQEAAETNSQPSALDAFSPPNPCPAISANNPLAIPVPVESPPVLASPVDGTDLVSRMHMSDEQRIIKLKFEEKQRDEAKKAAHKNKVLEKQAKEQALKSIAEDRERQKMRNQARASQSVGSMASPTAEPVQSTSPKPAPAKSDKSLLQIRLPNGRALRQTFQASAVLQEVWDFVVAECDECDNTFHLMQPFPKREFSSAGDMQKSLQELQLTPSGSLVLKKSEKAAEDSPHEIPDVEMGEEEQPARIGAPVPHHPPGTGIEQVLFGSGRGGGHPLGGANQAAHHWGAGHQLQGGNEDHANADPEPMQVGGAEHFHIEDHADSDEEDEGYDVAHQGWVDHQGWVDHQGWVDHQGWVDHQGWVDHQEXGMPGMGGPLGMGGPPGFGMWNQGVGHQWGEGHRMVEEDGPQAQQPEQPVQHLAVEAARRRLAEAPRQAQDKLPPPAPLHDCHPLVQLCMKHLTSRICDPRTQMTLSGLPEGLAERFLMHLIKEKLLKPKTLQLFLSCHLRKVVLDCYPYATNELLAALRFHMNVAHLSLCYCPLITDRGLQSIASLKRLKTLNLGNCQQITNNCVQVLRDLPNLVMVNLEDSQVSDEGVMLWTTEHTQPDCLQNLNLNRTAVTHEVLRLLKAFVSLRTLSLEGTRISSLSGVELLPKLESFNVASTQIVTESLICLRSCPNLTALNIANTQNVHGDSALQNLSGLRLCLLQLPVRHSTTMAGLSHLTEMPLRELDLTNYTNVGDESMQYIGQIKSLRKLLLGNTRVTGAGLRFIEGLSQLEVLDLDRTIIGDDSAATFCAFRQLQELSLSETGISSKFLRLTALNNCVNLCKLNLSRTSITSKGVACLILPSLKLLNLDGTCVKPTAEAVIRKNCPAVGWISMKNLIQPPESDEDN; translated from the exons ATGGCGTCTGAAATTCAG AATGTAGATGACCTGATTAATTGCCTGATGGGCATGGGCTTTGAGTTCACTGACTGCCAGGAAGCTGTTCAGAATGGAAAGCTTACTGTGGAAGAGGTCGTTGAATG GATCCTTGCTGGAAAACCTTCCTCTCAACCGGCTTCATCAGCAGGCTCACTCCGCCTTAGG AGAGACGAAGAAGGTGGACTTTCAAGGCTGACAAATCCATTTATTCCGGAGGGCCAAGAGGCGGCTGAGACAAACTCACAGCCTTCAGCCCTTGATGCCTTCTCGCCACCAAATCCATGCCCTGCTATTTCTGCAAACAATCCACTGGCCATACCAGTCCCAGTCGAGTCTCCACCAGTCCTAGCTTCTCCAGTGGATGGCACAGATCTAGTGAGTCGGATGCACATGAGTGACGAACAGCGGATAATCAAGTTAAAATTTGAGGAGAAACAGAGAGATGAGGCAAAGAAAGCTGCACACAAGAACAAAGTGCTGGAAAAACAG GCAAAGGAACAGGCTTTAAAGTCCATTGCTGAAGACCGAGAGAGACAAAAGATGAGAAACCAGGCCAGGGCATCACAATCTGTGGGAAGTATGGCTTCTCCCACAGCAGAACCAGTCCAGAGTACTAGTCCGAAACCAGCTCCGGCCAAATCTGATAAGAGCCTGTTACAG ATTCGCCTACCAAATGGTCGAGCACTGCGGCAGACGTTTCAGGCCTCGGCTGTGTTGCAAGAAGTCTGGGACTTTGTCGTTGCAGAATGTGACGAATGCGACAACACATTTCACCTGATGCAG CCGTTTCCAAAGAGAGAGTTTTCCTCCGCTGGTGATATGCAGAAATCGCTTCAAGAGTTACAGCTTACACCGTCGGGCTCTCTGGTGCTGAAGAAATCTGAAAAAG CAGCTGAAGACTCTCCACATGAAATTCCAGACGTTGAGATGGGTGAAGAGGAACAGCCTGCCAGGATTGGTGCACCTGTCCCACATCATCCCCCAGGGACAGGCATAGAACAGGTGCTGTTTGGTTCTGGCAGGGGTGGTGGTCACCCACTTGGAGGCGCTAACCAAGCGGCACATCACTGGGGTGCAGGACATCAACTTCAAGGTG GGAATGAAGACCATGCAAATGCTGACCCAGAGCCAATGCAAGTGGGAGGTGCTGAGCATTTCCACATCGAAGATCATGCAGATTCAGATGAAGAAGACGAGGGCTATGATGTGGCTCACCAGGGATGGGTGGACCACCAGGGATGGGTGGACCACCAGGGATGGGTGGACCACCAGGGATGGGTGGACCACCAGGGATGGGTGGACCACCAGGAATG AGGTATGCCAGGGATGGGAGGGCCACTAGGAATGGGAGGTCCTCCAGGTTTTGGAATGTGGAACCAGGGTGTTGGTCACCAGTGGGGGGAAGGACACCGGATGGTGGAGGAAGATGGGCCTCAAGCACAGCAGCCTGAGCAACCCGTGCAGCACCTAGCAG TTGAGGCTGCAAGACGGCGCCTGGCTGAAGCACCTCGCCAGGCCCAGGATAAGCTACCTCCACCTGCACCGTTACATGACTGCCATCCGCTGGTCCAGCTTTGCATGAAGCATTTAACCTCAAGAATATGCGATCCAAGAACCCAGATGACACTATCTGGTCTGCCTGAAGGTCTCGCTGAGCGATTTCTGATGCATCTGATAAAGGAGAAACTTCTAAAGCCGAAAACATTGCAGTTGTTTCTCTCATG CCATCTCAGGAAAGTGGTGCTGGACTGTTATCCTTATGCAACTAATGAACTACTGGCTGCACTGAG ATTCCACATGAACGTCGCCCATCTGAGTCTGTGTTACTGCCCTCTGATCACTGATCGAGGTCTCCAGTCAATCGCCTCCTTAAAAAGGTTAAAGACGCTCAACTTGGGGAATTGCCAACAGATCACCAATAACTGTGTTCAAGTATTAAGAG ACCTTCCAAATTTGGTGATGGTAAATTTAGAAGACTCGCAAGTGAGTGATGAAGGCGTGATGTTATGGACAACTGAACATACCCAGCCTGATTGCCTACAGAACCTCAACCTAAACAGAACTGCTGTCACACATGAAGTATTACGTTTACTAAAGG CATTCGTATCACTCCGCACCTTAAGTCTCGAAGGGACAAGAATCTCAAGTCTCTCCGGCGTAGAACTGTTACCAAAACTAGAAAGTTTCAACGTGGCGTCGACCCAGATTGTAACAGAGTCACTGATATGTTTGAGGAGCTGTCCGAACTTGACTGCTCTGAATATAGCGAATACTCAAAATGTCCACGGCGACAGTGCACTACAGAATCTATCAG GACTTCGACTGTGCCTTCTTCAACTTCCAGTGAGACATTCGACAACTATGGCAGGTTTATCTCACCTTACAG AAATGCCACTTCGCGAGCTAGATTTAACCAATTATACAAATGTTGGAGATGAAAGTATGCAATACATTGGACAGATCAAAAG CCTGCGGAAACTCCTGCTTGGAAACACCAGGGTAACAGGTGCTGGCCTCCGCTTTATAGAAG gtttGAGTCAGCTGGAGGTACTCGACCTCGACAGAACTATAATCGGCGATGATTCTGCTGCAACATTCTGTGCCTTCAGACAGCTGCAAGAGTTAAGTTTATCAGAGACTGG